In the genome of Magnolia sinica isolate HGM2019 chromosome 2, MsV1, whole genome shotgun sequence, one region contains:
- the LOC131237689 gene encoding protein PIN-LIKES 2: protein MPELFAFMGGNMRSGSENVLSAVVPLLKLLSLAVIGLVLAHPKIQIVPKATFKLLSKLVFALFLPCLIFTHLGKSITLHNVLLWWFVPVNVLLSTVIGCILGYLVALVCRPPPEFFRFTIMMTGFGNTGNLPIAIVGSVCHSPDNPFGPTCHRDGVTYVSFAQWVAVILVYTLVYHMMEPPLEYYEIISEGIEIEEVPINNISRPLLVEAEWPGMEDQETEHSKTPFIARVFRSISGASQTNFPDLDLTAEGGSSSPKSIRCLAEPRVVRRMRIVAEKTPVRHVLQPPTIASLLAIIIGMVPQLKDFFFSVDAPLSFFTDSLDILAGAMVPSVMLILGGMLLEGPNDSGLGIRTTVGIMVVRLLVLPLVGIGVVALADKLNFLVHGDQMYRFVLLLQYTTPSAILLGAIASLRGYAVREASALLFWQHIFAVFSLSLYLVIYFKLLSYI, encoded by the coding sequence ATGCCTGAGCTTTTTGCATTTATGGGGGGTAACATGCGATCTGGAAGTGAGAATGTGCTTAGTGCTGTCGTTCCCTTGTTGAAACTTCTCTCGCTTGCAGTCATAGGCCTAGTTCTTGCCCACCCAAAGATCCAAATCGTTCCCAAAGCGACCTTCAAGCTCCTCAGCAAACTTGTCTTCGCCCTCTTTCTGCCGTGCCTGATTTTCACCCATCTCGGTAAATCTATAACCCTCCATAACGTCTTACTTTGGTGGTTTGTTCCTGTAAACGTGCTGCTTAGTACAGTCATAGGCTGCATTTTGGGGTACTTGGTCGCACTTGTGTGCCGCCCACCACCTGAATTCTTCAGATTCACGATCATGATGACTGGATTTGGCAACACTGGAAACCTTCCTATTGCCATTGTGGGGTCCGTTTGCCATAGCCCAGATAACCCATTTGGACCCACTTGCCATCGTGATGGTGTCACCTATGTCTCCTTCGCCCAATGGGTTGCTGTGATTCTTGTTTATACATTAGTTTACCACATGATGGAGCCTCCATTGGAGTACTATGAGATCATCTCGGAGGGTATTGAGATTGAGGAAGTTCCGATCAATAACATCAGCAGGCCTCTCCTTGTTGAAGCTGAATGGCCTGGGATGGAGGATCAAGAAACAGAACATTCAAAGACACCCTTTATTGCCAGGGTCTTTAGAAGCATTTCAGGTGCTTCACAGACCAATTTCCCTGACCTTGATCTAACGGCAGAGGGAGGGAGCAGCAGTCCGAAATCGATCAGGTGTTTGGCGGAGCCGAGGGTGGTCCGAAGGATGAGAATTGTTGCCGAAAAGACTCCAGTACGTCACGTTCTTCAGCCACCTACAATCGCTTCTTTGTTAGCTATCATCATTGGGATGGTTCCCCAGTTGAAGGACTTTTTCTTTAGTGTAGATGCTCCACTTTCGTTCTTCACAGATAGTTTGGATATTTTGGCGGGTGCGATGGTTCCATCAGTCATGCTTATTCTCGGAGGAATGCTTTTGGAGGGGCCGAACGATTCAGGTCTTGGGATTCGAACTACTGTTGGGATTATGGTGGTGAGGCTTCTGGTGCTTCCACTGGTGGGGATTGGAGTGGTTGCATTGGCAGACAAATTGAACTTTTTGGTCCATGGCGATCAGATGTACCGATTTGTCCTTCTATTGCAGTACACGACACCAAGCGCCATTTTGCTGGGGGCGATTGCTAGTTTGAGGGGCTATGCTGTTAGAGAAGCATCAGCGCTCCTGTTCTGGCAACATATCTTTGCAGTGTTCTCACTCTCGTTGTATCTTGTGATCTATTTCAAATTGCTTTCATATAtttga